The window AAGCTCATAGCTATTGGAGCGTAAGGGAAAGATCCCGGACCTCGGCCTCGTTCCTCTGATCTTTCAGCATGCCTATTTTTGCTCGGCTCTACTTTTTCCTTACCTTTGTCTTTATCTCCCGGCTTGCCATCGGTACGTCTATGCCTTTGTGCATCCACAAGGTTCACATATTTCTCAGCTCGGCTCAGGAGCTCATCATTTGAGGGGTTTTTTCACCAAGGAATTAAAAAATGTCCCCCACAGAGACCCTGTGTGAAGGCATTCACCAGGGTTTCAGTGGCTGCGGCTGGGACCTCTAAGGCTGGGTTGTTAAACCGTCTAATGAAATCCCTTAGTGAGTTCGCGTCACCTTGCTTTACATTGAACAAGCCCAGGGAGGTCTTCAAGTGTCTTTTTCTGGTTTCATATTGGTTCATAAAGTCAGTACTAAATTCCCGGAAGCTGGTGACGGAATGTGGTGGCAACAGAGCGAACCACCTCTGAGCCAGTCCTACTAATGTGGTAAGGAAGACCCGGAATTTCACACCGTCTGAGTATCTGTGGAGCAGGGCAGCATTATTAAATCTCCCCAAGTGTTCTTCGGGGTCAGTGCTCCCGTCGTAATCTCTGACCGTCGACTGACGAAACTTGGGCGGGAGGTCCTCGTTCAGTATTTCAGGAGAGAGCGGGCTCTCTTTTCTAGTAGAGGAGGTCGGCCCCCCACTTGTCTGTCCCACCTCCTGATTTCCTCCCATACTTCATCCATAGATGTGTGGTGGTGTTGGAGCCCGATTTCGATGGAAGGCCTCATCTATAGATGTGTTAATCAGCTAGGTCAGCTGATCTAGATTGCGACTCGCCGCTTCTCTCCCTTGACCACCTACAGGGCCTCCTTGACCACCCCTAGGGCATGTTCTTCTTCCTCTTCGTCCCCACATGTATACGTCTTTGCTCAGAATTTCTCACAGATGACGTCAATTGATGTTGCTAAAATCTGGGATAGTAGCTGGGAGGTCAGATCTTCACTGGTGGAGCTCGGATCAGACCTTCTAAAGATAGCTGGGAGGTCGGATCTTCACTTGTGGATCTCGGATCGGACCTTCGAAATCTGTAAGCACAAACAGGAGTGTTAGAATGAGGCAGAAGGTTGttctggcgtagcccctccgacgttCAAGTCAAAGAACAGAAAACTGAGAGaatgtgaatatatatataaaaaaaaaaaaacattccaCGAAACTTGGTATTTATTGGGGAAGAATAGAGTCCTGATTTGGTAGATTTAGATTCTCAGAATGTTGAAAGATTTGGTTATATCTTGTGCCATATTTGGTTAGATCTTGCGTCAGATTTGGTTAGATCTTATTGGGCTTGATTTCTTGGTTCACTTTCAAAGTCGGGCCACATATGATCCACCAACTTCCAAGATGGTGAATCAGTTGGATGACGTAACTGATCGGGAACTCCTGTGGCTTCTGCATGCCATGTTAAATTTTTGGAGGTATGTAGAGATTTAAACATGCTCTTAAATCTTGGTATGGGAGGGAAATACCACAACACCTTTGCAGGAACACATTTCTTCTCAATGTTCTTCTTGGTTAGCTTCCACCGTGACAAGCCACATTTAGGGCAGTTTACGCAGTCTTTATATTGCTTCCTATAAAGAATGCAATCATTAGAACAAGCATGAATCTTTTCATGACTCAACGCCAAACAACTCAATGTCTTTTTTACATCATACATTTTGGTTGGCAGGTCGTGATTATATTGTAGCATATCCCCAAAATCCATTAGTAGATCGGAAAATAGAGCGTCACTCATCCCATGCTTTGCTTTGGTGTTGTATATTTTCACAATTGCACTCAACTCTATGTAACGCTTACATCCATTATACAAAGATTTCTCTGCTTCCTCCAAAAATTCCATAAACGCTTCTGGATTTTCTATATAGTTATCATATGCTGCCTCATACATATTAGTGGTTTCAAATTGTCCGTGATAGTTACCAATTGGCTCCTTGTTCGAGCTCCAATTTACTTTGTCACTTTCAGCAAACTCACCATGCCAAATCCAATTCACATAATTTTGAATAAAACCATGAAAATAAAGATGCTCTCGAATGGACTTAGCTGGtctttttttaagatttttacatTTGCAACAAGGACAATGAATTAAATTGGGGTCAATATGGAGATTCTCTAAACAACCTCTGATAAACAGTTCCACACCCTCCTCGTACTGTTTTGACCTTCTATCCGAGTGAATCCAAGATTTATCCATTTCAAT of the Primulina eburnea isolate SZY01 unplaced genomic scaffold, ASM2296580v1 ctg424_ERROPOS5767910, whole genome shotgun sequence genome contains:
- the LOC140821121 gene encoding uncharacterized protein, yielding MEEATEIHNRRPLRLCFFSVRFEPPTPPPFHSPRGKQNTTTTATATTVQRTETEEATEIHNRLPMRLCFFSILIGTILLYLCLDQIYCYIFLVFCCIEMDKSWIHSDRRSKQYEEGVELFIRGCLENLHIDPNLIHCPCCKCKNLKKRPAKSIREHLYFHGFIQNYVNWIWHGEFAESDKVNWSSNKEPIGNYHGQFETTNMYEAAYDNYIENPEAFMEFLEEAEKSLYNGCKRYIELSAIVKIYNTKAKHGMSDALFSDLLMDFGDMLQYNHDLPTKMYDVKKTLSCLALSHEKIHACSNDCILYRKQYKDCVNCPKCGLSRWKLTKKNIEKKCVPAKVLWYFPPIPRFKSMFKSLHTSKNLTWHAEATGVPDQLRHPTDSPSWKLVDHMWPDFESEPRNQAQ